A window of Nicotiana sylvestris chromosome 8, ASM39365v2, whole genome shotgun sequence genomic DNA:
ATATTGTAGTTGCAGTATATTTACTCCAAACTAGCCAAAAAGTTAGATAGGATTAGGCACGacaaagtaaaaagaaaaaaacttcTATAAGAAAAACAAACACAAATTTCTATCTTAGTGTGCAGTATTTTACACCATAGTATTTCTCTACATATTACACAGTACTGGTTAATTGTATTCTTATAACAATCATTATTCTCAATTCACCAAATGGGATTAGTCATTATAAGTATGATCTGAGAGTAAAAGGATGCCCAGTTAGGAAATTTCTTATAATTTCCAATGCATTAAAAGTCACATGAATACATTAAATcttcttttgaaatttttaagCTTTTAAATAATTTATAAAGAAGAGTTGAGAAGAGGATGACATAGGAAAAGTAAGTGAGAAATTAAGCTCTCTAGTGAACATTACCAATCTCTGTCGATGCGCAGCAAAACTCATAGATCCCCCGGTGCAACGAGCCACCCTTTTGAGAGGCTCGGGCTGCCTTTGCTCGTTCGCTTTTCTCCTTAAATTCAACACTGTCCCATATTGCTAAAAATTTTATCCACACATCTTCTCTTATCCAACCAGGCTTCTTATTCTTTTCTCGAGCTTCATACAATAAACTTGGAATCAATTTTTTTGCTTTCTTCTCATAGACATGTTTTATTTCATTGTCATATCGTTGTTCCCACACACACTTAGTctggaaaataattaaataaagtaGAGTGAAATTGAATATTTgatatataatttaaaaataaGGTTTATACGTACCCTAAACTGATTCCACATTTTATCTCTGATATCATATGGAATGTCTTTCCATCTACCCCAAGCATCATGGTAAAGTGGCTTCATAGACTCTGTAACCATATGCGCAGCAGCAAATGAAGGGAAAAACCTGCATTAAAATTAACATATGTAAACTGTATATTCAACAGAATAAAAATAAGCATAAGGATTACTTACCCATCTTTCTCATCCGGAACGATAATCAGCCTACTATATGCATCATATTGTGGAGTCACTTTACCACTTCGACCCCGAGAAGCTGCTGGTGCAGCACTACCAATGGATGGTGATGTTGGTGTGCCAGAGACTCCAATATTTAACCTAAATACGCTAGGTGTGCTTGATATCAGAGATGCAACTGGAGTCGATGAAGTAGGCAGTGCTGAGGAGCTACCTTGTTGACTAATATGAAAACCGGGAGAAGAAGTTACATTTGGTGTGGGAATAAAATTAAGGTTAGAGCTAGAGTTCGTGCCAACTGAAGATACAGAAATGTGGACAGGCCCATGTGGGGGCATAAAAAATGTAGGTGGCAATGAAGTTGACTGAGGAGGAAAAGTAGGAGGAGGCCCCGTATGTGGAGGAGAGTGACCTGCAGTTGGAGATTTTAATTGAGTCCCCTTACCCTTACGGTGTCGACGATCGCTACCCCCAGATGGCATCTACGTAATATAACCACGGTAAAAAAACATAAAGCAAATCTTCAACATATTAGATGTATAAGAAATaatacaaaaacataaagaattaGATGATTAGGAAAAAATATAGAAACATAAAGAGATAAAATCTTCAACATATTAGAAGATTAagaaaagaaacataaaaatcCTAAAGAATAATAAAAACATAAAGTAATTCCTCAACAAATTAGATGATTAAGGAAAAACATAAAACTTAAAGAAATAATAAACACAAAGCAGTTTTCAACAAATTAAATGATTAAGGAATAACATAAAACCTAACGAAATAATAAAAACATAAAGTAATTCTTCAACATTTTAGATAactaaggaaaaataaaaaaatttaaagagaTAATAAAAACCCAACAAGTCAATCATCTTCACTTGATTCATATTCATTATTAGATTCTTCCTATCACTTCTTCCATTGTCATCAAGAAATTCTTCTCCATCGCTTGTTTCATTTCCATCAGGTAATTCTTCCTCATCGCTTGTTTCATATTCATTGGCTGGGTCTTCCTTCTCATTTGCCCTGGATGTTCCTTCCCCGTCATCATTTAAAATTGATCTAAGGACAGAAATATCAAATTCTTCATAGATCCTTCGCTATGGTGTAATTCACCTGCTAATTCATCATCTACCAAtgcttcaacacttgaaatatcATTTTGGTACGCTACATCCAAAACATCCTCGACTTCCACTCTACCCACGGGTTTTGTTTTAATAACCACCCTCCATGAGGACTTATTCTTGCACAAAGGATAAGGTGTGTAATACACTTGTTTTACATTTTGTGCAATGATAAATGGATCATAGAATGGATAATCCCTCGTGTGCTTAATTTCAACTATTTTATACTAAGGGTGCACCTTCGTACCTCTATTTGGTGTTGGATCATACCACTTGCACCGAAAGAGTACCAActttttctttggccaaccaacaCTGTACTCGAGTTCTAAAATCTCTTGAATCACACCACAATAATCAACATCCCCCTCACCTTTCACCCACACCCCACTATTATTGGTTTTCTTTCCCTTAGACCATTCTTCTGTATGGAACTTGTACCCATTAACACAATACCTAGACATCTTTCTGACTCTAGGATCAGGTCCCCAAGCTATATCATGCAGAAATTGATCACTTATGCCATTAGCTGGATTATGAACCTATATAGAATTAGAGaaaatttagaattttaaaataCATGTAATTAATTTGCAACTAACAAAAACTATTTATTATATTAAGTAACACTTATAAATTCTCTAAACCACTTTGAAAACCTAGGATAAACAACATTTTGCCCATATGTACCCACAAAGTAACTGTCCGACACAATTATAATATTCATTAGTTAAAACAAGGATAAATCTTGTATGAAACTTGgtaatataaatatatatttaccTATAATAAGGTTGGACCTCGGGGCAATTCAATAGTACATGTGTTGTAGCTGATTGTAGTTCCTTCTCAGTCAAGATTTGCATTGAACTACTTTTTGGCCCACCTTTTtctggttgattgaatatggaaAATGGTGGTGCTGAAGGATCATTACTTCCTCCATCGTCATGTCGATTGGGTCTATTTCTCAAATATGACACACCATGTTCAAAATAATACGAACAAAAATAAGAAGTTTCTTTAGCCAGATATGCCTCACATATCGATCCCTCAATTCTCGATCTATTTTTCACGGCCCGCTTACATTTGCCAGTAATCGTGCATATTACGATTTCTTAGACGAAACactattttattaaaataaataaagggCAAATGGTTAAAAATCATTTACtacctctcaaagggatacatccatctaTACTGAACTGgccctccaagtcgtgcctcTTGCGAAAGGTGAATTGGAAGATGCTCCATTACATCGAAGAAACCAAGAGGAAAAATTTTCGCCAACTTATTTAAAGTTAGGCGAATATTACTCTCCATGTAAGTTAGATTCTCCATCCTCAATGTGCTAGAACACAACTCCTTAAAAAATAAGCTTATCTCTGTGATAGGCTTCCATATTCTATCAGGCAAGGCATTGAACGCAATAGGCATCAATGATTCCATGAAAATGTGACAATCATGGCTTTTCATTGACATCAACTTCCCTTCTTTCATGTCAACACACCTAGATAAGTTTGACGCGTACCCATCTGGCATACTCAAATTCTTAACCCACTGACAAATCTCCCTTCTCTcatccaaagtgaatgtgtaactgGCCTTGGGCTTCTGAATCTTGTTGTTCAGGCATATAAGGTACAACTCACTTCTCCTACAATATTCCTTCAAGTCCATCATGGCCTTCAAGTTATCTTTTGTCTTGTTATTGACATCCATCACAGTATTAAATAAGTTATCAAAAAAgttcttctcaatatgcatgacgTCAAGATTATGCCTTAGAAGAGTATGCTTCCAATAAAGTAACTCCCAAAATATGCTTTGTTTAGTCCAGTTATGGGAAACACCATAACCAGGTATCTTATTAGGCAATGGAGACTCAGTTACCTTAGGTAGATCCCTAACTCTATTCCAAATTTCTTCTGGCGACAAGACTTAAGGTGGCTCTTCATAATCAGTTTGATTCTTCAAAATTGCACTAGTGTTTCTCCTAAATTCATGATCTATTGGCAAGAAACGACGGTGACAGTCAAACCATGTGTTCTTACCtccatgtttcaaagtgaacgctTTTGTGTCTTCCATGCAAATCGGGCAGGCTAACTTTCCAGCAGTAGACCACCCGGATAGCATTCCATAAGCAGGAAAATCATTTATAGTCCACATTAAAGCGGCACGCAATCTAAAGTTCTGTTTAGTTGATATATCTTAGGTTTCCACACCTTGATGCCACAATAACTTCAACTCATCAATCAACGACTGCATGTATACATCAATTAAACTTTTTGGATTGCGTGGACTTGGAATAATGTAAGTTAGGAAAATATGGACTTGTCAAACAAAACTCTGGAGGAAGATTATACGGCGTAACAAACATTGGCCAACATGAATATGGTGCGGCAGAGACTGCAAATAGAGTGAATCCATCAGCACATAATCCCAACCTAATATTTCTTGGTTCACTTGCAAAGTCCGGGAACATCCTATCAAAATGCTTCCATGCTTCTCCATCTCACGGGTGACATAGAATACTGGTTGACCTTCTATATTCATAGtgtcatctcatatgaggagcggAGCTCATTGATGCATACAACCTCTTTAACCTTGGTATAAGGGGTAAGTAATGCATCGCCTTCACAGAACCTTCTTCTTATTAGCATTTGTAACCTCCTTATAACGAGGTTGGTTACAAAACTTACAGTTTTCTAATGATGCATCATCCTTATAAAATAACATGCATCCTTTCTCACAACAGTCAATCCTCTCTGATGAAAGTCCTAACTTGGACACCAATTTCTTTGCAGCATAGAAATCTTTGGGTAAGTTAATTTTATTCGGATTTAGTTCATTCATAAGCCCAATGATAGAATCCATGCCCGCTTGAGAAATAGAACTATCAGATTTGATAGTTAGTAGTCTAACTGCAACAGACAACTTGGAATGCATTGAGCCTTCATACAATGGACGACTAACTTCCTCTAGTTGTTCATAAAAGTGCTTAGCCTCATCATTTGGTTCGGATTGAGCCCATGGGAACATCTCAAAAGCATCTCTCATCATTTCATTAAATCGAGAATTTTCAAAATTATTCTCTACTCCGGGACTACCCTCACCACCAAAAGAATTATGAAAATCATGATTTTCTCCATGAACAGTCCACACATAATAATTTTCTATAAATCCATTCTTGTAAAGATGAAGTTCAACTACATCTGGTCTCAATAACTTCACACACTTGCATTTAACACAAGGGCACCTAGTTGTCCCTTCAATAAGAAAATCATTTAGCGATTTCGCCTTAGCAATAAACCCCGCAACTCCTTCTATAAATTCCTCCCTCAATCCCACACGATTAGGATGAGTCCTATTATACATCCATCTACGATGTTCAAATTCCATCtatatcaacaaaaaaaaaactatttagaTATTCTTCTAAAGGTTCCTACTTTGAATAATTGTAATACCTTCAACAAAGTGAACAATGGTTAACACTATGTGGCTAACATCTCTTCCCTCAAAGGCTCAAACAAAGAATTAACAAAAAAAGTTATGGACACAACAGGACACAAAATTAAGGTAATAATGTTAAAGAGTACAAAGCAACTCAAGCTACAAAGTGGTCTCATGTCATATTTATTACTATATGAAATTGCAATCTTGTAAAAAAAATTGACAAGCCAAGTGTCTTGCCACAAGAGCAAAAAATAGAGCTGATCAAATTGATGCGGCTAATTAAATTTGATAAGAAGCtatatttttgaaataatttttatttcaCTAGAAACTTCTCCTCCTTCTACAACAATGAAAATAAAGTATATTAGTGCATATCTGAAATTCGTAACTTTCTTACAAGCGACACTTGTATTCTAATGATATTGTGTATTTAAGGTTAGATCTCTatttttttggttgttgttaCTATTTCTCTTTCCATAATTTTTTGTCATAATTGTTGTGATTTTACTTTTATTGAGACAAAAATCTATCTAAAACAAGCTTTCTACCATCACAAGATACAAGTAATTTTTGCGTATGACATTTATTTAATATCGTCATATCCTTACTTACCCAAATCTTATAGTTTTAATTCAAACTGAAAACAAATTAGCTAGAACTTAGAAACAAACTGATAACTTAGAAATAAACTGATTTAGCACGATCATACATAGAATCAAGCGAAGCTACTAGTCGCGGACTAATAGAGGTGAGCGAAACATGACAACGATAAACACAAATAGCTCCAACGAAGAAAAACCAATTCAACTGTTATAGTTTATTCTAATACTCAAATTGGTTTTGAACatgtaaaagcaatcaattagttAGAATTGCAAATTGGTAAAGGTTTCGTACCTTATAACAATGAAATTGCAAACCAGAATGTTATCTTCCCTTTGCCTTGCAGTCCGCAACTTCCACTTGTTGGAGAATTCCTATACACAAATTGCCAGTCCATGATCATACAATTAACATCCAAAAATATCTGTATACAATTTTATCTTAAAATtacaagaatacacaaattgcTACCTTAAGATACTTTTGCCCAAAAGGTAAGGTTTAGCATAACAATTTCAAGAAACACTACCTTCCAAGTACCTCTTATACTTTTCCTGAAAATTACATTTTTTTGCACTAAAATTCAACAACTTAATATGCCACTTACCTTCTTTTAACTTGTAATTTACTTTACTCTAAAATACATATTATCACTTTTCGAAAATTCTGATACGGTAAAAATTTATTTCCCTAGAGAAATCAAACGCATAAGGAAAAGAAATTCCATCAGATGTTATGACTAATAAGTACGTTCTTCCTCTTGTCAATATATTTCATTGACATCATCAATATCCAAAAAATTGATATACTTTGGAAGAAGCTTAACTTCTTTATTTTGggaatgagttttgattgatcaaGTATGACAGTTTATAATAATGTTTAGTGAAGGGTTTTGCTAattgaagaaagagagagaagctACGCCTGATTCGGCGGAGAATGGTCTACTTACCGAAGTGGAGTGACGGTGGCAGCGGAGTGGTTGAGAGCACGTTAGGCGGTGAGAGAGAGAGGAGACTGAAAAAAGAGAGGAGATGAGCGAAATAAAACCTagcttttgttataaaataaagactataaagtaaagacaagtatagagagaaactgatatattattcgaattcaaactgatgtacataatgaactgaaatctcttctatttatagaagaaaggaagttgttgtgaAAGCTGCTACGCacgctgctgtgtaagctgctactacaaacTGCTGTGTAAACTGCTACGCAAGTTGTTGTGTAagttgctactgcaagctgctgtatAAGCTGCTAcagcaagctgctgtgtaagctgctactgcaagctgctgtgtaagctgctactatactagatatggataatcttctactgagagcaatgtttatccataacggagtactgaatggataagcttattatacccggtatggataatcttctacctagggtaatgtttatccataaccgggtaccgaagtgataagcttcttcaggaagcttatttccaatagagtactaaatagataaacatatttacggtggagtcccatatggataagcttcttcaggaagattatttacaacggagtactaaatgaacatccataatataatatatttataacactccccttggatgttcattaaaagataatgtgtctcattaaaaccttactaggaaaaaccacgtgggaaaaaatcctagtgaaggaaaaagagtacacatatttagtaatacgcattgctaggtgcctcattaaaaaccttataaggaaaaccccatgggaaaaaaccttagtaagggaaaaagagtgcatcgcgtattttactccccctgatgaaaaccttgtttcaaatatttgagtctccgcattccaatcttgtataccatcttctcaaaagttgaagttggcaaagatttagtgaataaatctgctggattatcacttgaacggatttgttgcacatcaatgtcaccatttttctgaagatcgtgtgtgtagaataattttggtgaaatgtgcttcgttctatctccttttataaatcctcccttcaattgggctatgcatgcagcattgtcttcgtataaaattgtgggtcttttctcacattccaaaccacatttttctcgaataaaatgaattattgatctcaaccatacgcactccctacttgcttcatgaatatcgagctttatgggtatcggataaataacctgcatctgcattaccaatacgatctgcaccacttttgttagcattagcaagataaataagtgcaccatctacaccgagatagagtatttcaggaccaaggagctcctcatcctcttctagaggttggaacggatccttattcacttcaagtgattgaatattcattggtgtacttaatgggtacactttgtccatgtaaaagtatttttaagaccctcttggagctcttccggagttccaataagatttatgtcaccaacataaacagcaagtgtaacaaattttgatgacattttctttataaaaatacatggacaaataacataatttatgtaactttctttcagcaaatatttactgaggcgattataccacacgcgcacagattgctttaaaccgtacaaagatctttataatttgatcgagtacatttctcaagactttgaattatatgcttcgggcattttcaatccttcaaggatcttcatatagatttagtcAAATAAGTCATAtgggttaagacttgtatctaaatggtatgacatcttcaagtgtctggactgttggtccgatcctcacaatcttttataatattgtgcactatattgtatcaaatatatcgtcgacgatcattttgtgtcagttccgaagcgacataacttgtggagatctcatcactttctttattttcaggtacctgaactttttcgggagtttcatgaaatgttatgtcgtgggctcttctagagcttatttcctcctcattatgatcattttgatcattagctcctactatttttcaaggattgttacctttggaaccgattggtctaccacgcttcatgcgtacagtaaactctatccttcagggactttaattttaataggagcatttgtagctgaaatatgatatttaattttggatcagcaaatgcttctggcattcgacttgaattatcttctaagtgaggatcatattaatgataattcgattcatatagcatatttttcaactgtttattccatcccccaaatgttagaaaaactaacatatatccccaatcatctttgggaaacatatctttgtgtattatggtagagaaattaatcatataccacacaacaaaagatagtaaaaatatttggtttccgatcctaaaccaattgtgaagggaggacttatcatatattattgatctgatgcatacaagtgctgttATATGCactttagaaaatcttagaccaacacatgaaacTTTGTTCTcacaatggtttagccattaataggaggtattcaatgctaaaccagcttggatataaaccagcattatcaagatgaactgtcttgatttcataatctgaaaattatgctcttaatcgagaaaagcaattccaaatgccaaactgcaggttgacaataattacacatgtaaccatctcatatatgcacctataagtggttcacatgataggtgaacgggcccatattcaccttttatatatttcagaatcaggggtcttagtcccaactttagctggtataatcaattcattatgagaacaagcaacacatgagaattcctgaagaatcttctagttctttagtatatgcttatctgaattctcaaatagctcatttaaaaatggcaaatgaaaacttcaagtttatcatgtcatgtgctatctcttagtaaacttctggtttactatggcataaacttttgctttagtaaacttctggtttactgtgatacatgatatagtacaaattaaagaataagacgggtaacttctcacatacatattattttaccccctatgattgtggaaacatgaagattatcaatcttccaatcatttgtagtctcaatatgatagccatttgtattagtaaacttcaggtttactacaacatatgttttgaccataatcatataatatgaatgacatatttgtatataagctcttcgagagccttcatttattatccacaatctaatatttatctggcactactggtgtcatgtattctttaggcaaacatttagctcttcaggagttgttgatacattttgtactatcaaatattgctcagacactgctggtgtcatgagagaaaatcacaatcaaataaacaatgtaaaacaattgtttaagcacaagaaaactcctcttcataatattttcctacttcaggaggcaatttcaattgtgttacttcttcaggagcaaatttaaaatacaaaatattgagtatatattctctcaatgaTATTACCTCTTCAGAAGGTGAATTGTGATATATTCACATCAAGAgtgcgttcatatttacccgatttattaatattttcacattcacttcagggaatggattaatattattcaaagttctcatccttcaggaaatcgaacataattatctgaatgcgcattaatcacatcaaattgtgatgcctcaatctcttttaaaatatttactaattcaggagcaaatcgaggcgtgtatttaatatagagaatatttatgtagcttatcttcaattgtaaccatagaaaacctaaattatcacttctggtgatcatagacatataccacttctgatggttaacaaaatataattacaatgcgatatatgaaatataactacttctggtggatgtatatttcttgcaaactctgctagagtttaagttgatctaataatattatccatattcttcaaaatgacataaataagatatattatagtaaacattaTTATCAAatcatatttttttctttatgtacaataattacataaccatactatctattacaaacaataaaaattaaaatatttacatttctatagattcaccaccgattacatgacttgtttctccttctgggagtgcaaggtaatcagttacatccaaatgcatgaagtctaaattatcttcagaaataaaatttgcttcagcatttttctctgtcttctttagggggaggcttgataaagctcaatcAGGTgttttggcgtacgacaggtacgtgaccagtgccctttttctccacatctataacatgcatttggtgcttgcaccgcttcatgcttttgttccttccttttccactgctgctggtgaggagtgttctttggtgcattattattaccatgattagagtttctttcccgaccacgaccatgaccacgactggggccacgaccttttccacgtttagcctggtggaagttcgttctcattcacttcagggaatggacaagaaccagtaggtcggctttcatgatttttcattaatagcccattatgttgctcggctataagaagatgtgagataagttcagaatactttttaaatcccatctctcgatattgctgctgcaggagcatattcgaggcatgaaaagtggtgaaagttttctccaacatatcatgatcagtaatattatcaccacataacttcaattgggaaataattctgaacatagcagaattatactcactgatagatttaaaatcttgtagccttagatgagtccaatcatatcgtgcctgtggaagaacgaccatcttcaggtggtcatatctatctttcaaattattccacagtatgactggatctttaacagtaagatattccattttcaggccctcatcaaggtgatggcgtaggaatatcattgctttggcacggtcttggtttgatgcctgatttttgtctttgatggtgtctgccagacccatcgcatcaagatgaatttcagcatcaagcacccaagacatgtagcttttgcccgatatatccagggctacaaattcaagtttagaaagatttgacattatttaggaaaagaaagttcttacctcagatactttcaaaatatttgctcgagatggcagagtctcgtactgataacgtgttataaaataaagaccataaaataaagacaagtatagagagaaactgatatattattcgaattcaaactgatgtacataatgaactgaaatctcttctatttatagaagaaaggaagctgctgtgtaagctgctacgcaagctgttgtgtaagctgctactacaagctgctgtgtaagctgctattacaagctgctacgcaagctgctgtgtaagctgctactgcaagttgctgtgtaagctgctactgcaagctgctgtgtaagctgctactataccagatatggataatcttctactgagagcaatgtttatccataacggagtactgaatggataagcttattatacccggtatggataatcttctacctagggtaatgtttatccataaccgggtaccgaagtgataagcttcttcaggaagcttatttccaatagagtactaaatagataaacatat
This region includes:
- the LOC104221442 gene encoding uncharacterized protein gives rise to the protein MPSGGSDRRHRKGKGTQLKSPTAGHSPPHTGPPPTFPPQSTSLPPTFFMPPHGPVHISVSSVGTNSSSNLNFIPTPNVTSSPGFHISQQGSSSALPTSSTPVASLISSTPSVFRLNIGVSGTPTSPSIGSAAPAASRGRSGKVTPQYDAYSRLIIVPDEKDGFFPSFAAAHMVTESMKPLYHDAWGRWKDIPYDIRDKMWNQFRTKCVWEQRYDNEIKHVYEKKAKKLIPSLLYEAREKNKKPGWIREDVWIKFLAIWDSVEFKEKSERAKAARASQKGGSLHRGIYEFCCASTEIGKIKRGTSV